One Desulfobulbus oligotrophicus DNA segment encodes these proteins:
- the pepN gene encoding aminopeptidase N, which produces MIAQKKETFLKDYQPPAYLVDRVDLRIELDAQSTLVQSRLLCRPNQQTKKPLVLNGKRLEVVQVALNGSVLTRNRFTFTDGLLTIAHVPAEPFEVAVTTRINPAENTALEGLYLSSGNYCTQCEPEGFRTITCFPDRPDVMSVFTTTVIGDKTSCPVLLANGNLMASGDLDDGRHYATWHDPFPKPSYLFALVAGDLVRISDTFTTRSGRTVALHIYVEARNRDKCGHAMRSLKKAMRWDEEHFGREYDLDLYMIVAVDDFNMGAMENKGLNVFNSKYVLALPETATDADYEGIEAVIAHEYFHNWTGNRITCRDWFQLSLKEGLTVFRDQEFTADMSSRPVKRIEDVNIIRSLQFREDSGPMAHPVRPPSFVEINNFYTLTVYNKGAEVIRMLFTLLGAETFRQGMDIYFDRHDGQAVTCDDFVAAMETAWGKDLSQFKRWYSQAGTPELTVTGHYSAADQQFILEIEQSCPPTRESVVKEPFFMPIAIGLLDENGNALPVNTDAGTGTDTDTKMLILSEQRQQYFFPNITSKPTVSFLRNFSAPVKVHHAQSEEELHRLMTHDTDPFNRWEAGQTLSLRHILEQIANFQHQQPISIRHRLVRGLRDFLLDTDLDPAFTAMAVTLPTENWIGQQMTIIDPVAIFSVRQQFRAQIGLQLRDELLQRYHDLTGDIPYQYNAVEAARRTLRNTCLAYLLAPEIGGRLTPELLQLGTEQYQRSDNMTDSIAALGCVVNADAAAGAALLADFYTKWQHDPLVVDKWLALQAGCSLPGTLEHVKNLTGHASFSIKNPNKVRALIATFCATNHNQFHAADGHGYCFLGDQVIRLDPLNPQIAARMLTPLTQWRRYDPTRQQMMCEQLERIRRQPLVSDDVQEVVDRSLQK; this is translated from the coding sequence GTGATCGCACAAAAAAAAGAAACATTTCTCAAAGATTATCAACCACCGGCTTATCTGGTCGATCGTGTTGATCTCCGGATTGAACTTGATGCTCAGAGCACCCTGGTTCAATCCAGACTGCTATGTCGCCCCAATCAACAGACAAAAAAACCGCTGGTTCTTAACGGTAAACGTCTTGAAGTAGTGCAGGTTGCACTCAATGGGAGTGTTTTAACCAGAAACCGGTTCACGTTCACAGACGGACTGCTGACCATTGCCCATGTACCAGCAGAGCCCTTTGAAGTGGCGGTCACAACCCGCATCAACCCTGCTGAAAACACCGCCCTTGAGGGTCTGTACCTTTCTTCAGGGAACTACTGCACCCAATGTGAACCCGAGGGGTTCCGAACCATCACCTGTTTTCCCGACCGACCCGATGTGATGAGCGTTTTCACCACCACAGTGATCGGTGATAAGACAAGCTGTCCGGTTCTGCTGGCAAACGGCAATTTAATGGCCAGCGGTGATCTTGACGATGGTCGTCACTATGCAACCTGGCACGATCCATTTCCCAAACCATCCTATCTGTTTGCCCTGGTTGCAGGCGATCTGGTGCGCATCAGCGACACCTTTACCACTCGATCAGGCCGTACTGTAGCCCTTCATATCTATGTTGAGGCAAGAAACAGGGACAAGTGCGGTCATGCCATGCGCTCACTCAAAAAAGCTATGCGCTGGGATGAAGAACACTTTGGCCGTGAATACGACCTGGACCTCTATATGATTGTTGCTGTTGACGATTTTAATATGGGTGCCATGGAAAATAAAGGCCTCAACGTTTTCAACTCCAAGTACGTCCTTGCCCTGCCGGAGACTGCAACTGACGCCGATTATGAAGGCATTGAGGCAGTTATTGCCCACGAATATTTTCATAACTGGACCGGTAACCGCATCACCTGCCGGGATTGGTTTCAACTGAGCCTGAAGGAAGGATTAACCGTTTTCCGCGACCAGGAATTTACCGCTGATATGAGTTCACGACCGGTGAAACGTATTGAGGATGTCAACATCATCCGTTCGCTCCAATTTCGTGAAGACAGTGGCCCCATGGCCCACCCTGTACGTCCTCCTTCGTTTGTTGAAATCAACAACTTCTATACATTGACCGTCTACAACAAGGGGGCAGAGGTTATCCGTATGCTCTTCACCCTGCTCGGGGCTGAAACGTTCCGCCAGGGCATGGATATCTATTTTGACCGCCATGACGGCCAGGCGGTGACCTGCGACGATTTCGTCGCTGCCATGGAGACAGCCTGGGGAAAAGACCTGTCCCAGTTCAAACGCTGGTACAGTCAGGCCGGCACCCCGGAATTAACGGTCACCGGCCACTACAGTGCAGCTGACCAACAGTTTATCCTCGAAATAGAACAGTCTTGCCCTCCCACCCGTGAATCGGTTGTTAAAGAACCTTTTTTCATGCCGATAGCCATCGGTCTTCTTGACGAGAACGGTAACGCTCTCCCCGTCAATACAGATGCAGGCACAGGTACAGACACTGACACAAAAATGCTCATCCTCTCTGAACAGCGGCAGCAGTATTTTTTCCCGAATATCACGTCCAAACCAACGGTCTCGTTCCTCCGTAATTTTTCAGCACCGGTTAAAGTACACCATGCACAGTCCGAGGAAGAACTCCATCGTCTAATGACCCATGATACTGACCCGTTCAATCGATGGGAGGCAGGACAAACACTGAGTTTACGGCACATCCTTGAACAGATAGCGAACTTTCAGCACCAGCAGCCGATAAGTATCCGTCATCGGCTTGTGCGCGGTCTCCGTGACTTTTTACTGGACACGGATCTTGATCCTGCATTTACAGCTATGGCAGTAACCCTGCCCACAGAAAACTGGATCGGTCAGCAGATGACGATCATTGACCCTGTTGCCATCTTTTCCGTGCGACAACAGTTTCGTGCGCAAATCGGTCTGCAACTTCGTGATGAACTACTCCAGCGCTACCATGATCTGACTGGTGACATTCCCTATCAGTACAATGCCGTTGAAGCGGCAAGGCGCACACTGCGCAACACCTGCCTGGCCTATTTACTCGCCCCGGAAATCGGTGGCCGACTCACTCCGGAACTTCTACAACTGGGCACAGAACAGTATCAGCGCAGTGACAACATGACTGATTCCATTGCAGCCCTTGGTTGTGTCGTCAATGCAGATGCAGCCGCCGGTGCAGCCCTTCTGGCAGACTTCTACACAAAATGGCAGCACGATCCACTGGTTGTCGACAAATGGCTTGCCCTGCAGGCAGGTTGCAGCCTTCCCGGCACTTTGGAACATGTGAAAAACCTGACCGGCCATGCAAGTTTTTCCATTAAAAATCCAAATAAAGTACGGGCCTTAATCGCCACTTTCTGTGCAACTAACCACAACCAATTCCATGCTGCCGATGGGCATGGATACTGCTTCCTCGGTGATCAGGTTATCCGGCTCGATCCGTTGAATCCACAGATTGCAGCCCGGATGCTGACACCACTGACACAATGGCGGCGCTATGATCCGACCAGGCAACAGATGATGTGCGAACAGTTGGAACGAATTCGTCGACAACCACTCGTCTCTGATGATGTTCAGGAAGTGGTGGATCGCTCACTGCAGAAATAG
- the thrS gene encoding threonine--tRNA ligase: MATIEVSLQGGKTKSFPSGTTVAAMLTDLASGKQRKQTVAVKANGTLLDLSTPVHSDLTLEPISIHTAEGLDILRHSTAHIMALAVKELFGNQVKVAIGPAIEDGFYYDFDREKPFSPDEFELIENKMTELAEARLPFVRQEMPKAGALDFFKQLDEPYKIEMLNEMDAETVSLYTHGQFVDLCRGPHVPDSSWIKTFKLLRVAGSYWRGDEKRQMLTRIYGTAFSDKKELQQYLTRLEEARKRDHRRLGKQLGLFTIQDQIGPGLILWQPRGALLRKLIEDYWKDEHYRNGYQLLYTPHIARQDLWKTSGHLDFYSENMYAAMEIDEVMYQLKPMNCPFHIGVYKAEPHSYREFPIRWCELGTVYRYERTGALHGLMRVRGFTQDDAHIFCRPDQLEEEIFNIIDLNLHILKTFGFEDYDIYLSTRPEKYVGSEAHWDLSTQALKQALEKKDLNYELDPGEGVFYGPKIDIKIKDQLGRSWQCSTIQVDFNLPERFQMTYTGQDGNDHQPIMIHRALMGSLERFIGVLIEHYAGAFPLWMAPEQARILNITDEQSAYCEQVFAQLRSRGIRIDKDLRNEKLNYKIREAQLMKVPYMLIVGEREKNEGTITVRHRSGQNLPAMTPEDFIDLVAEECKFNKNTN; encoded by the coding sequence ATGGCAACGATAGAGGTTTCTTTACAAGGCGGCAAAACCAAATCATTTCCCAGCGGAACGACTGTTGCGGCAATGTTGACTGATTTAGCGTCCGGCAAACAGCGTAAGCAGACTGTTGCCGTGAAAGCCAATGGTACACTGCTGGACCTCTCCACACCTGTGCATTCAGACCTGACCCTGGAGCCCATTTCAATTCATACGGCAGAAGGTCTGGATATTCTTCGTCATTCTACAGCCCACATCATGGCCCTGGCGGTTAAAGAACTCTTTGGCAATCAAGTCAAAGTGGCAATCGGCCCTGCTATTGAAGATGGCTTTTATTACGATTTTGATCGGGAAAAACCATTTTCGCCGGATGAGTTTGAGTTGATCGAAAACAAGATGACCGAACTGGCCGAAGCCCGTTTACCGTTTGTACGGCAGGAGATGCCAAAGGCTGGGGCCCTTGATTTCTTCAAACAGCTCGATGAGCCCTATAAAATAGAAATGCTCAACGAGATGGACGCGGAGACTGTCAGTCTCTATACGCATGGACAGTTTGTCGATCTCTGCAGAGGGCCGCACGTGCCGGACTCTTCCTGGATCAAAACTTTCAAGCTGTTGCGAGTGGCAGGTTCGTATTGGCGTGGTGATGAAAAACGCCAGATGCTGACCCGGATCTATGGAACAGCCTTCTCCGATAAAAAAGAGCTCCAGCAGTATCTGACCCGACTGGAAGAAGCCCGGAAACGAGATCACCGTCGTCTTGGTAAGCAGTTGGGTTTATTCACCATCCAGGATCAGATCGGTCCCGGACTGATCCTTTGGCAGCCTCGAGGAGCCCTGCTCCGCAAGCTCATTGAAGATTACTGGAAAGACGAACATTATCGCAACGGTTACCAGCTGCTCTACACGCCGCATATAGCTCGGCAGGATCTGTGGAAGACCTCCGGCCACCTCGACTTCTACAGTGAAAATATGTACGCTGCCATGGAGATCGACGAGGTGATGTATCAGCTCAAGCCGATGAACTGCCCTTTTCATATCGGCGTGTACAAGGCAGAGCCGCACAGCTATCGTGAATTTCCCATTCGCTGGTGCGAACTGGGCACAGTCTACCGTTATGAACGCACCGGTGCCTTACACGGCTTAATGCGGGTTCGCGGCTTTACACAAGATGATGCCCATATCTTTTGTCGTCCTGATCAACTTGAAGAAGAAATCTTCAACATCATTGATCTCAACCTGCACATACTCAAAACCTTCGGGTTTGAGGACTATGACATATATCTGTCGACCCGGCCGGAAAAATACGTCGGCTCAGAGGCACACTGGGACCTGTCAACACAGGCCCTGAAACAGGCTTTAGAAAAAAAAGACCTCAACTATGAGCTTGATCCGGGAGAAGGCGTATTTTACGGGCCCAAGATTGACATTAAAATCAAAGATCAGCTCGGTCGATCCTGGCAGTGTTCAACCATCCAGGTTGACTTCAATTTACCGGAACGCTTTCAGATGACCTATACAGGTCAGGATGGAAACGATCATCAGCCGATCATGATTCACCGTGCTTTAATGGGTTCTCTGGAGCGGTTCATTGGCGTCCTCATCGAACACTACGCCGGTGCCTTTCCCCTTTGGATGGCACCGGAACAGGCACGGATACTGAATATCACCGATGAGCAAAGTGCATACTGTGAACAGGTATTTGCACAACTGCGTTCCAGAGGCATTCGCATTGACAAGGACCTCCGCAACGAAAAACTGAACTATAAGATCCGCGAGGCTCAGTTGATGAAGGTCCCCTACATGCTCATTGTTGGTGAGCGTGAGAAAAATGAGGGGACGATAACAGTACGTCACCGATCCGGACAGAATCTGCCGGCAATGACTCCTGAAGATTTTATCGATCTCGTTGCAGAAGAGTGCAAGTTCAACAAGAACACCAACTAA
- the infC gene encoding translation initiation factor IF-3 — protein sequence MQKSASSTRTPTKFTGGTNIKKRGNRKFSPQQDLKIKVNHDIDYREVRLIDADGTQRGIVRAEEALAIAQEQGLDLVEVSDKADPPVCRIMNYDKFRYELKKKQQEAKKKQTVIETREIKFRPKTEEHDLSFKIRKIKEFLAQKNKVKITMRFRGREIIYAQTIGLEALTKIADTLREDGVILQEPKMEGRQLVMFVGPKS from the coding sequence TTGCAGAAGAGTGCAAGTTCAACAAGAACACCAACTAAATTCACTGGAGGAACGAACATCAAAAAACGAGGCAATAGAAAATTTTCTCCGCAGCAGGACCTCAAAATAAAGGTCAACCATGATATTGATTATCGTGAGGTTCGGCTCATTGATGCCGATGGGACTCAACGCGGTATAGTCCGTGCAGAGGAAGCTCTGGCAATAGCACAGGAACAGGGACTTGATCTGGTTGAAGTTTCTGACAAGGCTGATCCGCCGGTATGCCGGATTATGAATTACGATAAATTCCGGTACGAATTAAAGAAGAAGCAACAGGAAGCCAAGAAGAAACAAACTGTTATTGAGACCCGGGAAATCAAGTTCCGTCCCAAAACCGAAGAACACGATCTCTCCTTTAAAATACGGAAGATCAAAGAGTTCTTGGCCCAGAAAAATAAAGTTAAAATAACGATGCGGTTTCGTGGCCGTGAGATTATCTATGCCCAGACCATAGGCCTTGAGGCCCTGACAAAAATAGCCGACACGCTTCGAGAAGACGGTGTTATTCTGCAGGAGCCGAAGATGGAAGGTCGACAGTTGGTCATGTTCGTTGGTCCGAAATCTTAG
- the rpmI gene encoding 50S ribosomal protein L35: MPKMKTNRGAAKRFRTTGGGRIRRSKAYSSHILTKKSTKRKRNLRKTTLVAEVDQRAVRRMCPYL; encoded by the coding sequence ATGCCAAAAATGAAAACCAACAGAGGTGCCGCTAAACGATTCAGAACGACCGGCGGTGGTCGTATTCGTCGCAGCAAGGCATATTCCTCGCACATACTTACTAAAAAATCCACCAAACGAAAACGAAACCTGCGAAAGACGACCCTGGTCGCTGAAGTCGATCAACGCGCTGTTCGCCGGATGTGTCCATACCTCTGA
- the rplT gene encoding 50S ribosomal protein L20, with translation MPRVTRGFKARRRRNKILKLAKGFRGGRHRLFRTATEAVDRALCYAYRDRRVKKREFRQLWITRINAAAQQNGTSYSRLIGAMTKNSIELDRKVLSNLAIVDPNAFTAVVRTAGQLH, from the coding sequence ATGCCTCGTGTAACCCGCGGCTTTAAAGCTCGCCGCAGAAGAAATAAAATACTGAAACTTGCTAAAGGTTTTCGTGGTGGGCGGCATCGATTGTTTCGAACAGCAACGGAAGCTGTCGATCGTGCACTGTGCTACGCCTACCGTGACCGTCGCGTCAAAAAACGTGAATTTCGTCAACTGTGGATCACTCGTATCAATGCTGCCGCCCAACAAAACGGGACCAGTTACAGCCGATTGATCGGGGCGATGACCAAAAATTCAATCGAATTAGACCGTAAAGTTTTGTCTAATCTTGCCATTGTCGACCCCAATGCTTTCACGGCTGTTGTCCGAACCGCTGGTCAACTCCATTAA
- the pheS gene encoding phenylalanine--tRNA ligase subunit alpha, producing MEQELNRLRLEAEQALTQVTDREQLENFRVTYLGRKGGAITLLLRQLGAVAPEDRPRLGQLANEVKLQIEAKFHDKKQELHSERVEDLTGTIDHSLPGRYLPFGKLHPVTQVMDEICSIFEGLGFAVAEGPDVETDHYNFEALNIPKHHPARDMHDTFYVADSILLRTHTSPMQARIMEQQDPPLRYIAPGKVYRRDSDITHTPMFHQVEGFLVDQNVSFADLKGVLTSFTHKMFEQELALRFRPSFFPFTEPSAEVDIACVMCGGAGCRVCKRTGWLEILGSGLIDPEVLQMVGYDPDIYSGFAFGLGVERIAMLKYGIDDIRLYYENDLRFLQQF from the coding sequence ATGGAACAAGAGCTGAACCGGCTTCGCCTGGAGGCGGAGCAAGCCCTGACACAGGTTACCGATCGCGAGCAGCTTGAAAATTTTCGTGTTACCTATCTCGGTCGTAAAGGTGGTGCGATAACCCTGCTCTTGCGGCAGCTTGGTGCAGTGGCACCGGAAGATCGACCGCGCCTCGGACAGCTGGCCAATGAGGTCAAGTTGCAGATCGAGGCTAAATTTCACGACAAAAAGCAAGAGCTGCACAGTGAACGTGTCGAGGATCTCACCGGCACAATCGATCATAGTCTGCCCGGTCGATATCTCCCTTTTGGTAAACTGCATCCCGTTACCCAGGTAATGGATGAAATCTGTTCGATTTTTGAAGGGCTTGGTTTTGCCGTGGCTGAAGGGCCGGATGTTGAAACCGATCACTATAATTTTGAGGCCCTCAACATCCCCAAACATCATCCGGCCCGAGACATGCACGATACTTTCTATGTCGCGGACTCCATCCTGCTGCGCACCCATACCTCCCCCATGCAGGCACGGATCATGGAACAACAGGACCCTCCTCTGCGGTATATTGCCCCGGGGAAGGTGTATCGTCGGGACTCCGATATCACCCACACACCGATGTTCCATCAGGTTGAGGGATTTCTCGTTGATCAAAACGTCTCCTTTGCAGATCTGAAGGGAGTGTTGACCAGTTTTACCCATAAGATGTTTGAACAGGAACTGGCACTGCGTTTTCGACCGAGTTTTTTTCCGTTCACCGAACCCAGTGCCGAAGTCGATATTGCCTGTGTCATGTGCGGTGGGGCAGGATGCCGGGTCTGTAAACGAACAGGATGGCTGGAGATCCTGGGATCAGGACTTATCGACCCTGAAGTCCTTCAGATGGTCGGCTATGATCCTGATATCTACTCAGGCTTTGCCTTTGGTCTTGGAGTAGAACGTATTGCCATGCTCAAATACGGTATAGACGATATTCGACTGTACTACGAAAACGACCTCCGTTTTCTCCAGCAATTTTAG